taattaagaCCATCAAAAGCTTCACATGTTCTTTGTTGTTCAGATTTTAAGCTGTTTGTGTGTCCTaagaaaatagataaataaaagtaactGAATGTTAGGAGTTAGGTAGCACCTTCAGTCTGCCAAGTCAGCACTAAATCTTAATAAGGGCCAAGTCTTTTGTCATACTACTACTAGTAGTACTACTATTactgctaataataataataataataataataataataataataataataataataataataataataataataataataataataataacaaaaataagatATGATATGATATTATTTTGTGCTTTAGTATTTGTTGAGGCAAGGTAAGGTCAATGTATATGGCACCAGCTCCCAGTTTTAGTTCATGAAGCAGACTGTCTACTTTTAAGGTCAGgcttaaaactttcctttttgataaagtttacatttattctgCTTAAGTTGTTTTGCTTCTATaggacctttttgctgcaaagtcaatggCAATTGTCTACTGTCAGTGTGTTCTGATCCAGGCGAAGTAAATacggaaaacttttttttttttttttaactaatttgaataataagcTGAATTTGACTGCAGTGTTTGGTAACTAGGATCAATTGGTTGCATGGTTGGATTGAATTGACTTTTTCTGTTGTGAAATCTAAACTAAAGTGAACTGCTTTCTCAACCATGTCTGTGCTAGCTCTAAGATGAACTTGccactcacaatatggcggACAGAGTTACGTCGTCATGCCTTCTCTTTTATTATGCTGGATGTGACGCACaatagggggggggggggagagcgGAGCGGGTGGAGGCATCTAAAAACCGGTTTCCATCAGGAAACCAGAACAACGCTGGAAGACACAACGAAACACGGAACAAGCTGCTGAACTCATCATCACATTCCATCATGTCTCACAGTACATTTGGGTGAGcgaaaaagttattattttacctGGTTTACATGGTTCTGATTAACAGTTTCAACAAGCTAAACGAGATGTAAGCGCTCAGTTATAAACCATTAGTTAAGTTTAATCATCTCAGAAAGTGATCGAACTCTTTCctccttgctttttttttaacctgatgGTGGTTTAACACATCAGCGAAGTGACGGAAGATGTACCCTCGAAATCGGTAAAACTCGGAATTGTTCGGTTCGGAACCGTTTAACACGTGAATCGATTGCAGTTGGCCATCTTTCTGCCGGTATACGTCAGCTATAACCCACCGACTCATTACCGGCTTCTGTATTGACTGTCTTCCCGCCCTCTGCGTGTGCCAGATCCGGCCACATGTGGCACAAAGGAGTCAGAGCTGGCAGAGCCCCCCCGCTGTGAGTACATTGGGTTCCGCAGCCTCCATCAATCACCGAAGAATCGGTCGGTGACTGAGAGCACGTAGCACTCAGGATGGAGGAGGCAGAACAAGACAAGACAGATCGACCCTGAGGGGCCAGAAAACAATAACATATTTAGATCTGattgttactttttaatgtttaatcaaTCAGCTTTAAAGTCACAGCTGGTGTAAAAAGCAATATGTTGCTGTAGGTGGTTAGATGACTTTATGTGTTGTTCAGGTGCAACATAAAGCAGCTCAAATGCtacaataaatgtaaagtaaatgttttcacCGAAGAGTCAAAAGTGGCTTTTAAACTGACTACAATATGGGGAAGTTAACATCTTTGAATGTCCAAAGTTTTGAAAGATCAAACGTTTAGGACAGGGTGTCACAACTTTTTGTTAATTGGGCCAAAATCATCAACTCAGGAACTCATGGCTTAACTTTTGTTTATTGAGGGTTTTGCTCCTACTCAACAATAAGCAAACGatgacatattttaattagaCAATGAAAACAGACAGTTTTCTTTGTAGGAAAGGAAAACTGTGTGAATCAGtgtagatccaaaacttcaaaaagctttcacattttttgtttattggaaGAAGGCAACCATTTTGCTGATTCCTTTCTCAGCAAAAAAAGACATGATTAAGGTCAGTTTCATCATTTTTGtcctaatttaataaaaataaaaataaaacgtacgTTGGCATTTACAAATCATGTTAACTCTTATGTTTTAAAAGGCTTACTAATTTACCAgagtaaaatttttattaattttaatcttttaatagTCTTTAAcgctatttttttctccttttgttattgttaaatGTTTGGTGAAAggaattagacaaacaaaacaaaatagtactaaatatttagctcctcTTGCTGTCTTTCCCATGTCTCTCTTCTGGCCATATTAACctaaattacagttttatgcCTCTTTTGTTGCTATGCTACATAAAACAAGTTGATTGAAAtaggttttttattattattattttaattatggcAATCATAAATTTAAATCTTTGGCTAGaagatttattgtttaatgTCCCAGTTAGTTAAGAAGCAgataaaagtgtttctattgatTTTCAAATTAGGGCTTTAAtgtgtgttaaacactaaaaacgACTCAGTTTGTAGTCGCTGTCATATTTGGGGTCATTTGAAATTTTGTCTTTACTGCAGAATTGATCACCTGTTACGAAAAATCACAGAATATTCATAATTCCTCATGAATAATATAAAATACTACTGAAAATGGTCGTGGTTTTAGTCACAGTGAATCTCCCTGTGAGATTCAAAGTGTTATTTTGTTCTGCTGTCATTCctattcagattttatgcaaTAATACAAGCCAGACAGGATACAACCTGTCCCTACTGCTGTCTGTGTGATTATGTGTTCttataaatatttccaaagcGTAGGGAAGGCATTCATCTGAAGCCAGTGACTGTGCAGTTTCCTCTGACTCATTTCATTTCCTTGTTTTGGCTTGCTGTGTGTGGTGTAAGTGGAGCATTATTGAGCATACAGTAGAAGGATGTGAACTCAGCCCCTCACTGCTGGAAATTGAAAAACTGTCACGTATTTGGGACATTTCAAGCATTACATGCTGATCCTGCTGAAGAATTTGCTTATCGTTACAATCTGCGTTGCTTATCTCTGTTTTGCTTCCCTTTCTCAGTGTAAGCTATGAGGAGTGCAGAACcacagctgattggctgctgaaaCACACCCAGCTGCGACCCGCCGTGGGAATCGTGTGCGGGTCGGGCCTGAGCGCGCTGGCCGACATGCTCAAGGATCCGCAGGTCTTCAAGTACTGCGACATTCCCAACTTCCCCCACAGCACAGGTATGAGCAGcaaagggaggagaaaaaaaaacacctgctaACACTTGCATGCTAAAATAAAACCCCACAGCAGTTCATCTAACATCACACGTGTGTGTTGCAGTACGCGGTCACGCTGGCAAGTTGGTGTTTGGGACACTAAAAGGGAAGCCGTGTGTTTGCATGCAGGGCAGGTTCCACCTCTATGAGGGCCACCCAATCCAGAAGGtgagtaaaaatacaaacatggtGCTTTGGTGAAAGATCCATTAATGGATTAAtgatttattagattaaaattagtttcaaTGGATTAACTAATAACGTTTTGGTAGACCTTCTTTCAGTGTTGTGGCTGCCGCTGGTCATCCTGAAGCAGAGCCAGTTTATACTGAAATAAAGATGGCGGGTCATAtcaaaacaggaaagagaaaccGTCCAAACAGAGTCCATCATGgaatgcaaaatgcattttatgtccttctgttttgaaatgtaaacacttGACAAGCTCTTGAAGTttcacaatatatatttttttaaatccaaaatataatgaaaactTTGTTATGGAGAGACTGTCAACCCTTCTTCATTTAACAGAAAACTCTGGGTTTTAAGAAAATGGTCGCTTACTAATAAATTGTTAGTCGATCAATAAACTCAGATTGATTTATTAATCTATAATTTGCATCACTATTGCTGCATGATTGCTGCAAGTCAGTTTTAGAGctaaaacagttaaaaagtAACATCGAAACTACGGCTGAAgcaattaattggattaattgtgatgaatccaGTATTGAAATAACTGTCAACTAATTtactaattgattaatcaataactggAGTATATAGACTTTAAAAAGTGCCATTTGCTGAATGAACAATGCATACAGAGCTGTGACTaagtaaaactgttaaaaaatatatacatttagtATTGAAGGTATAAATAAACCTTTGTCTGTTCTGTTCTACCCAAAAACCTCTCAAGTGTCAGTTTTAACGtcacttggttcaaattctgtaaaaaaaaaaaagaaaaagttacgtaaaacaaattttttgagctttatgtcatctgattaattgtcagaataattgagaGATTATTCAATTACTAATTTatagttgcagccctaatctAAAACCCTTGACATAGATAAATTTATTTGTCATTCCCATGACAACAAGACCGACTAATTTTACTAAAAATGAAGCTCTTGCTTTTGAGGTGGTCACCACCAATCTCAGATTTTTCATTCTGTTCGGATAATATTTAACAATGACACATTTAAGAGTGATTAATATTCTGTTTTAATCCAATCCAGATCACGCTGCCCATGCGCGTCTTTAAGCTGATGGGTGTGAAGACGATGATCATGACCAACGCTGCAGGAGGCCTCAACCAGGACTACAAAGTGGGAGACGTCATGATCATCAAGGATCACATCAACATGCCCGGCTTTGCTGGAGTCAACCCGCTTTGTGGGCCCAACGACGACAGGTAGCTGCAGGCCAGAGACGAACCCAAACAGAAACTGAGGAGGATTTCTGTTTAGAGTGGGATTtcaatttttaatcaagtttattgCAGGGTTTCTAATTAATTAATCGCATTTCAGTTGAAAATCATAGAGTCAGccaaataagcaacattttcgattcaaaaaccctttttgctgctaaataattaaatagaCATTTGAGCTCAgcatcaaatatatttattgtttttaagttgttaCTGAAGTTATTCGCCATCATATTGGTGCAAAGTGCTGCTAAACCCATTcagctttaatttgtttagaAAATCTTGATCTTTCATTGAACTTCTctgaacaaattattttttttagaaatatgatGGTGACATTAGCGACATGTTTATCACTGAGATGCTATTTTTGATTAGCTTCGCTAACTCATTTTAGCACAACTTTGACACAACAGTCGCCTTTTCCAGCGTACAATCAGtttgttcttaaaaatgtattcccaGATTGtcaagagaagcagctttgttgtCCGTCGCTGCTTTTTGTGGCTGTGCGTCAAGTTTACGGGTGAACCAGAAACGCACAAGTACAAAGGTTCcggaaaacaaaaatgtgatgaattaattaaattaaaatatttgagtaTTTAAACCTACCAAATGAATGAATTGGGATTAACGGATTAAAGTACCAAGTCTGGTTTATAACTATGTTGATTTTTACTTGGCTGCATAATTAGCCATGTGAAACTCTCAACATCCTGTTCTTGGTTGGTTTTGGGTCAAGGAGCACTTTggaaaaaaggaataaagagTAAATTTAAGGATGTAAggtgttttcacatgtttggtTGAGGTTTTAAAGCTATTGTTGTATTTAATTGTGCTCTATTGGTGACAACATTTTGGTTTGACACAGATCTAGTTGCATACTGGTAATTTGGTTTCACATTATTAActtaaatcactttttattttgattggagcaacttccaaaaatgtttgtaactcCTATGACTCTCAAAATGTTTCAAGTATGTAAGGACGTCGTTGTCATTTGAGAAAAGGTTCAGTTGCTCCAGCTTCTCCCTCCTACATGAGATTGTTTCTTGTTTATAGCCTCCTCTTGCGTTCCTACACAacctgcctctccagctgaaaACACAATAAGCTTTTGATAATTTAGCCAAGAAAACAACAGATATCACATGACACTTAGTGAGCCGCACCCCAAACCAACACGAAACAAAATTACTCCACTGTTACAATTTGTTGTGTAAAGTGTTAGTGCCAGGTAATTATGGTGTAATAATTCAGTAACCACGTAGTAATGtccttttatttaatgtatatggtaaatattttctccatttttggaCGTCTTATTTAAAGCtgtaactgtaaataaaattacaagagaaAAGTCGGAataatgtgagaataaagtcataattttacaactttatttttgtattatttcgactttattctcatgttattataattttatgatctggttattgtgattttatgactttgttctAATgatgttatgactttattcttatgttattacaactttattcttatttcaactattcttgtaatattaagACTTAattctcgtaatattatgaCATATTTCTCGCACAAGtttattgtcataattttatgactttatgctCATAacgtaatgtttttatttgtagtaaTGGAGCATGATACTAATTATTCATCAAGGCCAGTCATTAAACATTCTTTACTGAACAATAAGTTACATTAATCCAGAGGACTGTCTTCCTGCCATAGGTTTTATTTCACTGGAACATTTTGCAgttataatattacaagaataaagtcaaatggGAAGttacattattacattattgcATCTGGGAAGATTCCAGCATTGAGTCACCGTTCTGTTACTTTCTACCAGCGGCTGAAGGTTTTCCCTCTCGCCTTCAGGTTTGGCGTCCGTTTCCCCTGCATGTCCGACGCCTACGACCgcgagctgcagcagctggcgCACGACGTGGCGGCCGAGCTCggcttcagcagcttcctgcgGGACGGCGTGTACGCCGTCATCGGAGGGCCGTCCTTCGAAACCATCGCCGAGTGCCGCATGCTGCACCGCCTGGGGGCCGACGCTGTTGGTAAGTAACTGCATCAGACACATTCAGACTCTGAGATTTCATTTCAACCGTGTGATTAAATCCTTACTCACACAACACAGCTGCTTGTGTAAATGTGAGGACCTTTAGAGATGttatgtttatgtgtgtgtgcagaaacACACTCGCATAAACAAGGAGGTCAAGTAAAACAGACCATTTCGGCTGCATGAGTCAAAGAGCCAGAGGTCAGGAGAAGGTCAACAAACATCCtcagtgtttgtgttcagaTTCAGTTTGTGACATGTCCAGAAttaccaaacacacacaaacacacactccctGGAGCAATCCAGCCGAAGGAAGGAAGGCGAAGACCAGACCAGAGGCGTTCTTTAATGTCGTTTTAAATTTAACGTGCAAGAGTGGATTTAACAGAGCAGTTACCCAGCTGCATCATGGGAATTATTCCAGACTTGATTATGTTGTAAGCTCAGCTAAAGATGACGACATGCTAACAGATTAGCATTGCATTAGCAAATTATGAAAGTTGCTGCTGCGAAAGTAA
The Poecilia reticulata strain Guanapo linkage group LG17, Guppy_female_1.0+MT, whole genome shotgun sequence DNA segment above includes these coding regions:
- the pnp5b gene encoding purine nucleoside phosphorylase 5b isoform X2, with protein sequence MSHSTFGVSYEECRTTADWLLKHTQLRPAVGIVCGSGLSALADMLKDPQVFKYCDIPNFPHSTVRGHAGKLVFGTLKGKPCVCMQGRFHLYEGHPIQKITLPMRVFKLMGVKTMIMTNAAGGLNQDYKVGDVMIIKDHINMPGFAGVNPLCGPNDDRFGVRFPCMSDAYDRELQQLAHDVAAELGFSSFLRDGVYAVIGGPSFETIAECRMLHRLGADAVGMSTVHEVIVARHAGMRCFAMSLISNRAVMDYDSREKANHDEVLETGQLRAKQMEVLVSTMVARIDDDENDDKNNS
- the pnp5b gene encoding purine nucleoside phosphorylase 5b isoform X1; protein product: MWHKGVRAGRAPPLVSYEECRTTADWLLKHTQLRPAVGIVCGSGLSALADMLKDPQVFKYCDIPNFPHSTVRGHAGKLVFGTLKGKPCVCMQGRFHLYEGHPIQKITLPMRVFKLMGVKTMIMTNAAGGLNQDYKVGDVMIIKDHINMPGFAGVNPLCGPNDDRFGVRFPCMSDAYDRELQQLAHDVAAELGFSSFLRDGVYAVIGGPSFETIAECRMLHRLGADAVGMSTVHEVIVARHAGMRCFAMSLISNRAVMDYDSREKANHDEVLETGQLRAKQMEVLVSTMVARIDDDENDDKNNS